In Lactococcus paracarnosus, a genomic segment contains:
- a CDS encoding pentapeptide repeat-containing protein, translating into MELNNLQQQFFNDIQDNEIYQTKLVDEVIEVTENLYFSQSQFDKISFEHAELGELEFTKCIFISCDLSNIDLSKARFYDCEFTQCKFFGTNLIGAYFKNIKFDNSNMNYVNFSDSTLKQVTFLNCELTESLFQTCSLSKVEFRNTNINLANFWGTSLKGIDFSNSEFDDIEVTLDQVNGIKINASQSAFFARLLGIKII; encoded by the coding sequence ATGGAATTAAATAATTTACAGCAACAATTTTTTAATGATATTCAAGATAATGAAATCTATCAAACCAAATTAGTTGATGAAGTAATCGAAGTTACAGAAAATCTTTATTTCAGTCAATCACAATTCGATAAAATAAGTTTTGAACATGCTGAGTTGGGTGAACTGGAGTTTACAAAATGTATATTTATTAGTTGTGACCTGTCTAATATTGATTTATCAAAAGCAAGGTTCTATGACTGTGAATTTACACAGTGTAAGTTTTTTGGAACAAATTTGATTGGTGCTTACTTTAAAAATATTAAATTTGATAATTCCAATATGAACTATGTTAATTTTTCTGATAGCACTTTAAAACAAGTCACTTTTTTAAATTGTGAATTGACAGAAAGTCTTTTTCAAACCTGCTCATTATCTAAGGTTGAATTTAGAAATACTAATATTAACTTAGCCAACTTTTGGGGTACTAGCCTAAAAGGTATAGATTTTTCAAATAGTGAATTTGATGATATTGAGGTTACCTTAGACCAGGTTAATGGAATTAAAATTAATGCTTCGCAATCTGCTTTTTTCGCTAGATTACTAGGTATTAAAATAATTTGA
- a CDS encoding bacteriocin has product MNRDDVITLSDGQTATVIRGDESYLKNSYVVLLNDGQSRVVDKKTLTLVRTK; this is encoded by the coding sequence ATGAATAGAGATGACGTTATCACATTATCAGACGGACAGACTGCCACTGTAATTAGAGGGGATGAATCATATTTAAAGAATAGTTATGTTGTACTGCTAAATGATGGTCAATCTAGGGTAGTTGATAAAAAAACGCTGACACTAGTTAGAACTAAATAA
- a CDS encoding HTH domain-containing protein yields MKLKDLQVLDQNIIKALSSHKGIDRAIQGKMLAQSLNIDLRTLQSRIEGLQKKHCAIGSIDGLGYFIPLNEDERRAGIIKKQRSGITINNAVNGYILAELNWIDQLVEG; encoded by the coding sequence ATGAAACTTAAAGATTTACAGGTATTAGACCAAAATATTATTAAGGCACTGTCTAGCCATAAGGGCATTGATCGCGCTATACAAGGCAAAATGTTGGCGCAGTCTTTGAATATCGACTTACGGACGTTACAGTCGAGGATTGAGGGCTTGCAAAAGAAACACTGTGCTATCGGGTCAATTGATGGACTAGGGTATTTTATCCCATTAAATGAAGATGAACGCAGGGCAGGGATCATCAAGAAGCAACGCTCAGGTATCACGATTAACAACGCAGTGAATGGTTATATTTTAGCTGAATTGAATTGGATAGACCAATTAGTTGAGGGGTAG
- a CDS encoding bifunctional DNA primase/polymerase → MTPKEQALFCISQGIHVIAGYPAGKSERAILKGTAEGTLSSDLACSWFDEIPNRNILINLKNSGLICIDLDQHKDGQNGVKAFNALWQTHNKDKPLNTYVEKTPTGAGVHIFFKVPTETFTRPIVSELMDGVEIKTHFTPIYPSKRTDGDYQPFNSDDTLANVADCPSWLLDMIHKPPKRQVASKLGKRTYSTEMWELFNSGASEGKRNIDTNKVLHYWRKIGIEPSACMDLLQAFNTKTSPPLDDKELTAIWKSVFKMV, encoded by the coding sequence ATGACACCAAAAGAACAAGCCTTATTTTGTATAAGCCAAGGTATTCATGTTATCGCAGGGTACCCAGCAGGCAAGAGTGAACGGGCTATTTTAAAAGGAACGGCAGAGGGTACGTTAAGCAGTGACTTAGCTTGTAGCTGGTTTGATGAAATACCTAACAGGAATATTCTGATAAACCTAAAAAATAGTGGTCTAATCTGCATCGATTTAGACCAACACAAGGACGGTCAAAACGGTGTGAAAGCATTTAATGCTTTATGGCAAACTCACAATAAAGATAAGCCGTTAAACACTTATGTTGAAAAGACACCAACTGGTGCTGGTGTGCATATTTTCTTTAAAGTACCGACTGAGACATTTACTAGACCGATTGTAAGCGAGTTGATGGACGGTGTGGAGATTAAAACACACTTTACACCTATTTACCCAAGTAAGCGAACTGATGGCGATTATCAGCCTTTTAATAGTGATGATACCCTAGCAAATGTTGCGGATTGTCCAAGCTGGTTACTTGATATGATCCACAAGCCACCTAAACGGCAAGTAGCATCTAAATTAGGTAAACGCACTTATAGTACTGAAATGTGGGAGCTGTTTAATAGTGGCGCAAGTGAGGGTAAACGTAACATCGATACTAACAAGGTCTTACATTATTGGCGCAAGATTGGTATAGAGCCTAGTGCTTGTATGGACTTATTACAGGCTTTCAATACTAAAACTAGTCCGCCCTTAGATGACAAGGAGCTAACCGCAATATGGAAAAGTGTATTTAAGATGGTATAG
- a CDS encoding DUF2798 domain-containing protein, whose translation MPTNKKEGIIFTVMMCSLMVIGMSAYNLWVHNSLDIIELAIGFIPGFIVAFVLDVFIVGVVAKKLAFKLPINKNSKFQLIITISALMVIGMVTFMSVFGLIMNGNISDITFSDYLQAWKTNIVMALPLQLLIVGPVSRQVLSVIQRQSNLTQV comes from the coding sequence TTGCCTACAAACAAAAAAGAAGGAATTATTTTTACAGTGATGATGTGCTCACTTATGGTTATTGGTATGAGTGCTTATAATTTATGGGTACATAACAGTTTAGACATTATTGAGTTAGCTATAGGTTTTATACCAGGTTTTATAGTTGCTTTTGTTTTAGATGTTTTTATAGTCGGAGTAGTTGCTAAAAAATTAGCGTTTAAATTACCAATAAATAAAAATAGTAAATTTCAATTGATTATTACAATATCAGCACTAATGGTTATTGGTATGGTCACATTCATGTCTGTTTTTGGTTTAATTATGAATGGTAATATTTCTGATATAACTTTTTCAGATTACTTACAGGCATGGAAAACTAACATTGTAATGGCTTTACCTTTACAGTTATTAATAGTGGGACCAGTTTCAAGACAAGTATTAAGTGTAATTCAAAGACAAAGTAATTTAACGCAAGTATAA
- the plsX gene encoding phosphate acyltransferase PlsX: MKKKLAIDAMGGDFAPKSVVEGCLLARAEFTDTEFILFGDETKIRPLISDMTNMTIVHTTEKIDSGESDPVKAIRSKKKASLVLAATAVKNGEADALISAGNTGALLASGIFTVGRIKQVDRPGLMSTMPTLDGKGFDMLDLGANAENTARHLHNFAVLGSFYAANVRGISKPTVGLLNNGSEASKGAPLQKEAYELLAADETINFIGNVEARELMNGVADVVVVDGFTGNAVLKSIEGTASSLMKQLKTAITEGGILSKIGALLMKKSLYRLKDSLDYEKAGGAVLFGLKAPVIKSHGSSKADAIFATLKQTHKMLETDVVGKLVRHYQEEK; this comes from the coding sequence ATGAAAAAGAAATTAGCAATAGACGCAATGGGTGGGGATTTTGCACCAAAATCCGTTGTCGAAGGGTGTCTCCTGGCGCGAGCCGAATTTACAGATACTGAGTTTATTTTATTTGGAGACGAAACTAAAATTCGCCCACTGATAAGTGATATGACTAATATGACGATCGTTCATACGACGGAAAAGATTGACTCAGGTGAGTCGGATCCGGTAAAAGCCATTCGTAGTAAGAAAAAGGCAAGTCTGGTACTAGCTGCAACCGCAGTTAAAAACGGTGAAGCAGACGCCCTTATATCTGCTGGGAATACCGGCGCACTCCTGGCTAGTGGTATCTTTACTGTTGGCCGTATCAAACAAGTTGATCGCCCAGGTTTGATGTCAACGATGCCTACCTTGGATGGCAAGGGATTTGATATGCTAGATTTGGGTGCTAATGCTGAAAATACAGCACGTCATCTCCATAATTTTGCGGTTCTAGGTTCTTTTTATGCGGCTAATGTGAGAGGGATAAGCAAACCTACTGTTGGTCTCTTGAATAATGGGTCTGAAGCCAGCAAAGGTGCTCCCTTACAAAAAGAAGCCTATGAGTTGCTTGCAGCTGATGAGACGATTAACTTTATTGGTAACGTTGAAGCACGCGAGCTAATGAACGGTGTCGCTGATGTTGTTGTCGTGGATGGTTTTACAGGTAATGCTGTCTTGAAATCGATCGAAGGGACTGCCTCAAGTTTGATGAAGCAGTTAAAAACAGCAATTACTGAGGGTGGTATCTTATCAAAAATTGGTGCGCTTTTGATGAAGAAATCTCTCTATCGTTTAAAAGATTCTCTCGATTACGAAAAAGCTGGAGGTGCAGTCCTTTTTGGTCTAAAAGCACCGGTAATTAAGAGTCACGGTTCATCCAAAGCAGATGCAATCTTTGCAACACTTAAACAAACACATAAGATGTTAGAAACTGACGTTGTTGGCAAACTAGTACGCCATTATCAGGAGGAAAAATAA
- the acpP gene encoding acyl carrier protein: protein MTISKEALFAKIKESLVKTLNLDAEMITLESNVVEDLNADSISLMEFTLALEDEFGIEISDEDAEHILTLGQVVDYVSEKIN, encoded by the coding sequence ATGACTATCAGTAAAGAAGCACTTTTTGCTAAGATTAAAGAAAGTTTAGTTAAGACACTAAATCTTGATGCTGAGATGATAACACTTGAATCAAATGTGGTTGAAGATCTAAATGCGGACTCGATTAGCTTGATGGAATTTACATTAGCTTTGGAAGATGAGTTTGGGATAGAAATTTCTGATGAAGATGCTGAACATATCTTAACTTTAGGTCAAGTAGTTGATTACGTGTCTGAAAAAATTAACTAA
- a CDS encoding replication-associated recombination protein A, which yields MKANLARRLRPRSIDDIIGQRHLVGDGMIIRRMVETELLSSMILYGPPGIGKTSIASAIAGTADMAFRTFNATSDKKTKLQEIAAEAQFSGQLVLLLDEIHRLDKPKQDFLLPLLENGEIILIGATTENPYFSVVPAIRSRVQIFELKPLTPEDISLAIDRAIMDHERGFEFEVALDEDAKQFLAQATNGDVRAALNSLELAVLSSQEHHVTLDDMANSLQKSAATFDKDGDAHYDLLSALQKSIRGSDVNASLHYAARLIEGGDLQSLSRRLMVIAYEDIGLANPDAAMHTVTAVTAAERLGFPEARIPLANVIVDLALSPKSNAAYTALDAAIGDLHKHGVLQIPPHLQDGHYTGAKALGRAENYQYPHAFPGHWVDQQYLPDPLKKVQYFQSDGLGKYERALQLRLDEINRSKKS from the coding sequence ATGAAAGCAAATTTGGCGCGACGTTTACGGCCGCGATCAATCGATGACATCATCGGCCAGCGCCATTTAGTTGGTGACGGCATGATAATCCGACGCATGGTTGAGACCGAGCTACTCAGCTCGATGATTTTATACGGTCCACCAGGGATTGGCAAAACATCTATTGCGTCAGCGATTGCTGGCACAGCAGACATGGCCTTTCGTACCTTTAATGCAACATCTGATAAAAAGACTAAGTTACAGGAAATTGCAGCCGAAGCTCAATTTTCTGGTCAACTGGTCTTACTATTAGATGAAATACATCGACTAGACAAGCCTAAACAAGACTTTTTACTACCGTTACTCGAAAATGGTGAAATTATCTTGATCGGGGCAACAACTGAAAATCCTTATTTTAGTGTTGTACCTGCCATACGTAGTCGTGTACAAATCTTTGAGCTTAAACCACTGACCCCTGAAGATATTAGTCTTGCTATTGACCGAGCTATCATGGATCATGAGCGTGGATTTGAATTTGAAGTGGCACTTGACGAGGATGCCAAACAGTTTTTAGCGCAAGCCACAAACGGAGACGTGCGTGCGGCTTTAAACTCATTAGAACTAGCTGTTTTATCCAGTCAGGAACACCATGTGACCCTAGATGATATGGCAAACTCACTTCAAAAATCAGCCGCCACTTTTGATAAAGATGGTGATGCCCACTATGACCTCTTATCAGCGCTTCAAAAATCAATTCGTGGTTCTGATGTCAACGCAAGTTTACACTATGCTGCAAGACTGATAGAAGGTGGAGATTTACAAAGCCTATCCCGACGTTTGATGGTCATCGCCTATGAGGATATTGGTCTGGCTAACCCTGATGCTGCCATGCATACCGTGACAGCTGTCACAGCTGCCGAACGACTGGGTTTTCCAGAAGCACGGATTCCTCTAGCTAATGTCATTGTTGATCTAGCCTTATCACCAAAATCTAACGCTGCCTACACAGCACTTGATGCTGCCATAGGAGACCTGCATAAACACGGTGTCCTACAGATACCGCCACATCTACAAGACGGACATTATACAGGAGCAAAAGCATTAGGCCGCGCTGAAAATTATCAATATCCCCATGCCTTTCCTGGTCACTGGGTGGACCAACAATATCTGCCTGATCCACTTAAAAAAGTACAATATTTCCAGTCTGATGGCCTAGGAAAATATGAGCGTGCCTTACAGCTTCGACTTGATGAAATCAACCGAAGCAAAAAGAGCTGA
- a CDS encoding DUF3013 family protein encodes MAKYGFLDALDHELTRNFTYDYEINWDKKHHAVEIFYLLDVENPGVAITDTADDAEASRDNISFEDAVVFYNPQKSKLVVDEYLAMFPYDPKKGLSQEFITYFVTFLQETADQELDALMDFLVSDEAEFSGTFDKVAFDAGMASLTETTFLPYPRY; translated from the coding sequence ATGGCGAAATATGGTTTTTTAGATGCGTTGGATCATGAATTAACGAGAAATTTTACATATGATTACGAGATTAATTGGGATAAAAAGCACCATGCTGTAGAAATATTTTACTTGCTTGATGTAGAAAATCCAGGTGTGGCAATCACTGATACTGCTGACGATGCTGAGGCATCACGTGATAATATTTCATTTGAGGATGCAGTTGTCTTCTATAATCCTCAAAAGTCAAAGTTAGTGGTTGACGAATACTTAGCCATGTTTCCTTATGACCCTAAAAAAGGGTTGTCACAAGAGTTTATCACCTATTTTGTGACCTTTTTACAGGAGACGGCAGATCAGGAATTGGATGCGCTGATGGACTTTTTAGTTTCTGATGAGGCAGAATTTTCAGGTACTTTTGATAAAGTAGCCTTTGATGCAGGGATGGCATCATTGACGGAGACGACGTTTCTACCGTATCCAAGATATTAA
- the prmA gene encoding 50S ribosomal protein L11 methyltransferase: MNNWNELSVKVSRETEEAVSNMLIEAGAQGVAIEDTQDYLNNVDHFGEILPDVVQLDTVIVKAYYPENISIIELSQQVRAQIASLTDFGLQPGAFTVMTQSLAENDWADSWKQYFLPTRISHGMTIVPSWTDYAPVSSDEKIIRLDPGMAFGTGTHPTTKLSLFALEQTLRGGETLLDVGTGSGVLSIAANLLGARDIHAFDLDEVAVRVAEENIQLNPQMTNITVKAGDLLKNVEIKADVIVANILADILMHVIEDAYHLLHEGGFLIMSGIIDSKSSMILDKCHQAGFSLMTQMQQGEWHCVILQKADEDHRVIGG; the protein is encoded by the coding sequence ATGAATAACTGGAATGAATTATCAGTCAAAGTTTCACGTGAAACTGAGGAAGCGGTTAGCAATATGTTAATTGAGGCTGGGGCGCAAGGTGTTGCGATTGAGGATACACAAGATTATCTAAACAACGTGGATCATTTTGGGGAAATTTTACCCGATGTTGTTCAGCTAGACACAGTTATCGTTAAAGCCTACTATCCAGAAAATATCTCAATTATTGAACTTTCGCAACAAGTTCGAGCGCAAATAGCTAGCTTAACAGATTTTGGCTTACAGCCGGGTGCGTTTACAGTCATGACACAAAGCTTGGCTGAAAATGATTGGGCGGACAGCTGGAAGCAATATTTTTTACCAACGCGTATTTCTCATGGCATGACAATCGTCCCGTCTTGGACTGATTATGCGCCTGTTTCGTCGGATGAAAAAATTATCCGTCTGGATCCAGGTATGGCTTTTGGTACTGGGACACATCCAACGACAAAACTGTCTTTGTTTGCTTTGGAGCAAACCTTAAGAGGCGGGGAAACATTACTGGATGTTGGGACTGGTTCTGGTGTCTTATCCATCGCAGCTAATCTACTGGGTGCAAGGGATATTCATGCTTTTGATTTAGATGAGGTAGCAGTCAGGGTAGCTGAGGAGAACATACAGCTCAATCCTCAGATGACAAACATCACCGTTAAAGCTGGGGATTTGTTGAAAAATGTCGAGATTAAAGCGGATGTCATTGTTGCAAATATTCTAGCTGACATTCTCATGCATGTGATTGAAGATGCCTATCATCTGCTCCATGAGGGTGGTTTCTTGATTATGAGTGGCATTATCGACAGTAAATCGTCAATGATTTTAGATAAATGCCATCAAGCAGGGTTTTCACTCATGACACAGATGCAACAAGGGGAATGGCACTGTGTGATTTTACAGAAGGCCGATGAAGATCATCGTGTGATCGGAGGATAG
- a CDS encoding 16S rRNA (uracil(1498)-N(3))-methyltransferase, with amino-acid sequence MQQYFLAEQLSETASSFRLDKADSHHLFTVLRAHAGMEVQVVFADQTLILAQVNEDLETLSYLEALSRTVELPVNVTIAVGLPKGDKLEFIAQKVTELGAFDLLAFPAKWSVTRLDAKKAAKKTERLQKIAKGAAEQSKRLRIPTVSILPQLTDLTTLFKQYDRVLVAYEAAAKDGEASAFAKVLASLDSQQKILVIFGPEGGISPEEVSTFTDLGAIKIGLGPRIMRAETAPMYVLSAISFYTELLGG; translated from the coding sequence ATGCAACAGTATTTTTTAGCGGAACAGTTATCTGAGACGGCGTCTTCTTTTAGGCTGGATAAGGCAGACAGTCATCATCTTTTTACGGTCCTTCGTGCGCATGCTGGGATGGAAGTTCAGGTCGTTTTCGCGGATCAGACGCTGATACTAGCCCAAGTAAACGAGGATCTAGAGACCTTATCTTACCTGGAGGCCTTGTCTAGAACAGTCGAACTACCCGTAAACGTGACGATCGCAGTCGGGTTGCCAAAAGGTGACAAGTTAGAGTTTATCGCGCAAAAAGTAACTGAACTTGGGGCATTTGACTTGCTTGCTTTTCCCGCGAAGTGGTCAGTGACGAGATTGGATGCAAAAAAAGCAGCCAAAAAAACAGAGCGGTTGCAAAAAATTGCCAAAGGGGCAGCCGAGCAGTCCAAGCGATTACGCATCCCAACGGTGTCCATTTTACCTCAGTTGACAGACTTAACTACTCTGTTTAAGCAGTATGATCGAGTGCTTGTCGCCTATGAAGCCGCCGCAAAAGATGGAGAAGCGTCAGCCTTTGCTAAGGTATTGGCATCCCTAGATAGCCAACAAAAAATCCTTGTGATTTTTGGACCTGAGGGTGGTATTTCACCAGAAGAAGTGAGCACCTTCACTGATTTAGGTGCAATCAAAATTGGTTTAGGACCACGCATCATGCGTGCAGAAACAGCACCGATGTATGTCTTATCAGCGATTTCTTTCTATACTGAATTATTAGGTGGGTAA
- a CDS encoding ATP-binding cassette domain-containing protein, which produces MSELIRVSRLSKTFTTKDWRGRKSTIKAVSEVNLTLNKGETLGLVGESGSGKTTLGRLVLNLENPSSGKIFYAGKDMAAVNAAERKKMNQKMQIIFQDPYSALNPRLTAVELVMEPLLGVPKKMARQKAIDTLAIVGITGDAVNKFPAAFSGGQRQRIGIARAVVNQPEFILCDEPTSALDVSIQSQILHLLQKLQEELALSYLFISHDLSVIRHISDRIAVMYQGQLVELAPTEQLFDNPQHAYTKKLLAAAPIADPHLARLALENDEIDEVITLSDRFDWHQVDEDHFVRREQ; this is translated from the coding sequence ATGTCAGAATTAATACGCGTCTCAAGACTTTCTAAAACATTTACGACAAAAGACTGGCGTGGTCGTAAATCGACCATCAAGGCCGTTTCTGAAGTCAATTTAACGCTGAATAAGGGGGAAACCCTAGGATTAGTCGGTGAATCCGGCAGCGGCAAAACAACGCTAGGCCGACTGGTGTTAAACTTGGAAAACCCGAGTTCTGGCAAGATTTTCTATGCTGGTAAAGATATGGCAGCCGTAAATGCTGCCGAGCGAAAAAAAATGAATCAGAAGATGCAAATCATCTTTCAAGATCCCTATTCGGCTTTAAATCCTAGATTGACAGCAGTAGAATTAGTAATGGAACCCTTACTAGGTGTGCCAAAAAAAATGGCAAGACAAAAAGCGATTGATACTTTAGCGATTGTGGGCATAACAGGTGACGCCGTAAATAAATTCCCAGCTGCCTTCAGCGGCGGCCAAAGACAAAGAATTGGCATCGCTAGAGCAGTTGTCAACCAACCTGAATTCATACTTTGCGACGAACCGACATCTGCATTAGACGTCTCGATCCAATCACAAATCCTCCATCTCCTCCAAAAACTCCAAGAAGAATTAGCCTTATCCTATTTGTTTATATCCCATGATCTATCGGTAATCAGACACATCTCAGATCGAATTGCTGTCATGTATCAAGGACAACTCGTCGAGCTTGCACCTACCGAGCAGTTGTTTGATAACCCCCAACACGCCTACACAAAAAAATTATTAGCTGCTGCACCGATTGCCGATCCCCATCTAGCGAGACTTGCACTCGAAAATGATGAGATTGACGAGGTCATCACCCTGTCTGATCGATTTGACTGGCATCAGGTTGATGAGGATCATTTTGTAAGAAGAGAGCAATAG
- a CDS encoding ABC transporter ATP-binding protein: protein MTKHLIEISELQIDFRKQHTTTSLVKHINFTVPKGAIMGIVGESGSGKSLVMKSMMNHLPDGLSSQFKTYTFDGKQVDKKTKLPISMIFQDPMTALDPVRTIGFHLVEIIQRFQNTRGKQAKQLAIAELEKVGIANPQTRFRQFPHELSGGMRQRVLIAMALLAKPDLLIADEPTTALDVTIQAQILKLIRALNQKEKLSVILVSHDFGVVAGMCDFIQVMYQGRIVETGSAEDIFYNPAHTYTKQLLASAKLGDKHDTLPVFNYQETLADDLILHQLSPTHSVWLEKGGSDVRINTRLKTF, encoded by the coding sequence GTGACTAAACATCTAATTGAAATCAGTGAGCTACAGATTGACTTTCGCAAGCAACATACCACGACATCTCTTGTTAAGCATATTAATTTTACGGTGCCAAAAGGTGCTATCATGGGGATTGTTGGCGAATCAGGTAGCGGTAAAAGTCTTGTCATGAAGAGTATGATGAACCACTTACCTGATGGGCTATCAAGTCAATTTAAAACCTATACCTTTGATGGCAAGCAAGTCGATAAAAAGACGAAACTACCCATCTCGATGATTTTCCAAGACCCGATGACCGCACTTGATCCTGTTAGAACGATTGGCTTTCATTTGGTTGAAATTATTCAACGCTTTCAAAACACCCGAGGTAAACAGGCTAAGCAGCTCGCAATAGCTGAACTAGAAAAAGTGGGGATTGCAAATCCACAAACACGGTTTAGACAATTTCCACATGAACTCTCTGGCGGGATGCGACAAAGAGTATTAATTGCCATGGCACTATTAGCCAAACCAGACTTGCTAATTGCTGACGAGCCGACAACTGCATTGGATGTCACCATCCAAGCGCAAATCTTAAAACTAATCCGTGCCCTAAATCAAAAAGAAAAGCTGTCCGTTATTTTGGTCTCGCATGACTTTGGCGTGGTGGCCGGCATGTGTGATTTTATTCAAGTCATGTATCAAGGCCGTATAGTCGAAACAGGGTCTGCTGAGGATATATTTTATAACCCCGCCCATACCTATACAAAGCAACTCTTAGCTTCAGCTAAACTGGGTGATAAGCATGATACCTTGCCAGTTTTCAACTACCAGGAAACCCTAGCTGATGACCTTATTTTACATCAGTTATCGCCGACACATAGCGTTTGGCTAGAAAAGGGGGGAAGCGATGTCAGAATTAATACGCGTCTCAAGACTTTCTAA
- a CDS encoding ABC transporter permease, whose product MKKTNQIKQMIGASPIFIGSILFLSLLFALTLLAPLIPIDPNAPDISHISQSPSWQHLFGTDEIGRDYFIRVLYGGRVSLFVGILAMLTATLIGTLVGLISGYFGGLVDSLLMRFVDILSSIPWLILVIVLSVFLKPGLTTIIIVIGGFSWMRIARLIRAETLSAKEREYVIYSKFLGENWVKIIAKHILPSALPTLIVAASQSLSGAIMTEAALSFLGMGIQQPMASWGSLLQNAQSSLQSAPYMAILPGLFVVLTIYAFNNLGDLIKLIIQRKEV is encoded by the coding sequence ATGAAAAAAACGAATCAGATCAAGCAGATGATAGGCGCCTCTCCCATATTTATAGGATCAATCCTCTTTTTAAGCCTCTTGTTTGCGTTAACACTACTTGCACCATTAATCCCTATTGATCCAAATGCACCAGACATCAGTCACATATCCCAGTCGCCAAGTTGGCAACATTTATTTGGGACTGACGAAATCGGTCGCGATTATTTTATCCGAGTCCTGTATGGTGGCCGCGTTTCTTTATTCGTTGGTATTTTAGCAATGCTGACGGCAACGCTAATTGGCACACTGGTTGGCTTGATTTCAGGTTATTTTGGTGGCCTAGTTGATAGTCTTTTAATGCGATTTGTCGATATCTTGTCGTCAATTCCCTGGCTGATACTCGTCATTGTGCTAAGTGTCTTCTTAAAACCTGGCTTGACGACGATTATTATCGTGATTGGTGGCTTTTCTTGGATGCGAATTGCGCGGTTAATTCGCGCTGAGACACTCTCAGCAAAAGAGAGAGAATACGTCATCTACTCCAAATTTCTAGGAGAAAACTGGGTTAAAATCATCGCCAAGCATATCTTACCCTCAGCACTACCAACTTTGATTGTTGCCGCATCCCAAAGCCTCTCTGGTGCCATCATGACAGAAGCTGCCTTAAGCTTTCTAGGGATGGGCATCCAGCAACCCATGGCGTCCTGGGGTAGCCTACTACAGAATGCACAAAGTAGTCTACAAAGCGCACCTTATATGGCCATTTTGCCAGGCTTATTTGTTGTCCTAACCATCTATGCCTTTAATAATCTAGGCGATCTAATCAAGTTAATCATACAACGAAAGGAGGTCTAA